The sequence below is a genomic window from Salvelinus namaycush isolate Seneca chromosome 2, SaNama_1.0, whole genome shotgun sequence.
TGAGGAGAACCAATAAGTGAGTATGGGAATAAACGTGCTGCGAATCATATCTGAAATACGtattggccttgaaatacagggAAATAGAATGTAATGTTCTCATGACAAAGTCTTTGATCCTCTTAGCAACAGACGGTTCTTGCGGTTCCCTGAAGTTATGATCGGCATACAGTATGGTCTGGCTTTCACTTATTACAGTAGATCACAGGTTTTCTGGAAGTGAAGTGTTTGTTGGCTTTAGAGTCTAATGGTTTGGATCAGTCCTCTTGAATGTGCATGGGGTTCATAACCACGGTCGTGGCATCCTGGAACAAGGGATTTTTTGTCTGAAACACAAAAGAACCAAACAAGAGAGAAGTTTAGTACAGAGGGAGCATCATGTTATCTACAATCAATTTCAACACCTAACCTTATAAATCTTGCATTAAAGACTCATTAAGTtgattattttctttaaaatcaatacaaaaCAACCATAAGAAGAccaaacacattcacacaaataATGATGAAATTCATATAAAAAACTATGAAACAGAATAATAGAAAGTTATTTGGTTATGACAAGCAACCAGTTATTGCAGGGACATTTAGCCTATCTCACGTCATGGTGATTCATTGTCATGTGTGTGCTGATCTTTCTCTCACATCTTGCCAGACTTCGGCCTCCTTTGCTTTGAGGAAGCTGTCATACTCTCTCCGGTAGTGGAGCTCTAGCATAAGCCTGCTGATGAGGATCACTGCGATGCCAATGAAGATGATGCTGGACACAGAGCTGCCGATGATCACGTAAGTCTTGTCAATAGAGCCTGCCAGGAATGTGGAGAGGAAGCGTTTGTAGTAGAACATGTGACCTGACTGGGCCCCAGCTTCAAATATTGAACAAACTTTTTGTCTAATGTTAACAACATTTTATCAAACAACTATAGCAGTATAGGGCAGAACAAATACGTCATAGGAATAGTCTTTTTTAGGTGAGCCTAAACGCTAGTAATATTATAAATTGCTACAATGAGCATTGAGATCCGAAGAAGTGAAAACATTAGGACATAAAATGAAAATAAAGGATGACGATTAGAGATAAATTGAAGGTCTCACGAGGCAGATCTGCGTAGAAGATCAGGATGTTGCCATCAGGCAACAGCTCCACTTTGTAGGAGATGGTGTCTTTACTGCAGGGGAACTCCTGGGGTCCCTTCATCCAAGTGAGCTTGACTGAGCCACAGAGTTGGCTGCAGTTACTCTTTAGGCTGCTACTCTTCTTTTTCTCCAATTCACATGTCACACAGTCCCTGAACATAAAGACAGGTTAACAGACATACTGAAGGTACACACACAACTTTTGTTgttctatcctcgtggggacctaaaattaATTTATATTCAAAATAAtgttttccctaacccctaacccgaaacctaaccctaatccttacCCTTACCATAACCTTGACCTTAAACcccaaacctaaccttaacccgtaaccctaacccaaatcctaaacctaactcctaacccttaccctaacccaaaccctaattctaatcctaaccctaacccctgatcttaaaatagcctttgtcctcacgTGGATGTGGGAAATATCCCCACgagggagaattttccttgttttactatccttgtggggactttggggattttaggtccccacaaggatagaagaaccaaccccccacacacactgcattatTGTAGCAAAAGTAAACTGTTGCTGTACGGTCACTATTTAAGACCTAAGCTTTGTCAACCTGGAAGCTCAATCCAAACTCACTTTAAGTTATTGTCTTGTACTCACAGGAATTTTGGGCATGCGTTGGCAATCTTTGAGCAGTTTATGCCAAAGAAGTGTTTGTTGCACTGGCACTGGTTACACTGGCATGTTCCCTGGCCATTGCACAGCTTCCCAACAGTCCTGCACTGGTCGGTGAGTTTGGAACAGTCACATGCAGAGCCTGTGTAGTTGTCATTACACTTACATGTTCCACAGTCACACTGCCCATTACCTGCAGAAGACATTACACGGCTGAAAAATGGGCTGCAATAAAATACAACTAAGGAACACATTCTTCAGCCAATCAAAATGCATGGCAGGAACTAACTGTTTGAGTTTACTCACCACCGCAGAGCATGTTGTTGTGGCGGGCACAGCTGTTGTCATCACATTGGCAAAAATTGCCGCGGTGGATGCCCTGACACGTACACATGCCACACTCACAGCTCCCATGCCCGCTGCACAGCTGCGAGGAGTTGTCTTGGCGACATGTTGCGGCCATAGAGTCGGCAGAGGTCATGTCCTTAGGCCGCTCACACTCACACCTCTGACCCAGGTGACCCTCATCACAGCTAAAGGGCATAGTATTTTACAAAAACTATGAAAAGCCAgggaaaaacaacaaaaaaacaggggAAATTCTGATACTTATAGCCTATTTTGGGCCAGGAGTTGTTTCTGGTCAGGTTACGTGATCAGGGAAGACTCCTATTCCTACTCATCAGTATCTAAACAACACTTTAATCACTTTCTCTGTATTCACTTTCTCTGGAGAACAATTGGGTTGAATCCCCTGAAGTtttgataacatacagtatatctttGATACATTTCTTTGACTACAGAAACTAGTTTACTGCTCTGTGGTAACAGTCAGACTGCAGACAGCAGCTGTTTCCCTTACTCTGTGCAGTTTGTAAGCACAGTTCTCTATCTCACCAAACAGGAGGTGCTGTGAGTTCTAGTCAGAATTTTAGGACTTGCCTGCAGATGCCGCAGGTGAGCGTTCCAATTTCATTGCAGTGTGAggactgctcttctctgtcttGGCAGTCACAGTCACACAGGGTTTCCACAGAGACCTTCAGAGTCTCGCTGATGCCCTGCAGTTTTAGGGAAAACGTCTGCTTCTCCTTCAGACATGTTGAGATGTTCAGGCTTACCGTGAAGTTGACCTGGGAGCAAGGGAGGGGATAATACACAACAAATTGTTCTATAAGTCCAAGTTACATGACTAAATCCTTTGAAGACATGAGCTTTGCTGTTCTTATTCACATTATGATCTCTTCCCCCGCCCCTGCTTTGTGCCAGACCTGCTGGTTGAGCTTGACGTTCATGCACTCGCCCCTCCTCTGCCACGGGGTGTTGTCCCCTTTTTCAGGGGTGCAGTGGGATCTGTAGGTCACGTCCAGACCTGAGGGAGCTTCATGGTGCTCCAGTAAGATGGTGGAGGACAGGTTCTGTGAATAGATATGCATTACTAGATAGAACAGCTGATGATGTTACATGTACGTCTATGTGTCTAATAAATGGCATTTCATTGCAAAGCCACTTTTGATTGTAAGTAATGCATTTGCAAAAGTAATATATATTTCTCTACTTTTAACATACTCCTATCTAGAGAAATGTAGGTCTATCATGTATGAAACCTTTGAAGTCCCCACTAGGAAGATTTAGACATAATTTGCCACAGCCTATTTTTAGACCTGTGAGAGCACAGCACACACTATATACATCAGTAGGTAATCATGATGCCATGGTTTCCAATGAAAATACGTATGAGAGCTAGTTCTACCCTTTTAGTCTGCAGTGTGACTCATGAGCATAACCACAGACATGCTTTTATTTCCAGCTTCAGTATCTCTGTTTCAAATAAAGCTGTCCTCTTTTTTGGTCATTGCAGCCATTCgccattttgcagtagcttgttAACTGTATTCTAAGCTTGAGATACTCACACTGTAGGCCTCTGAAATGAGCAGGACCACGTTGCTGGAGTCGTTCTTCAGGACTCCCACCACTGACTGAGGGATTAGTTTACTCAATGCctagagaagtgtgtgtgtgtgtgtgtgtgtgtgtgtgtgtgtgtgtgtgtgtgtgtgtgtgtgtgtgtgtgtgtgtgtgtgtgtgtgtgtgtgtgtgtgtgtgtgtgtgtgtgtgtgtgtgtgtgtgtgtgtgtttaggtatGGGCAcaatagagagagatgggaggaggtaTAAATACTGAGGTTGAAGGTCCAAGGCAGCTGTTTTTATCTGAATATCAAAGCATTTCTTGGTACCATACTGTgaatgttttcaattaaaatggtaaaaaagaaacaaaaataacttCTTAGCAAACAGAagtttctcaagcaagaattttgctgggACTGTGGAAGTGGTCTTAGTGGGGAATGGAAAAattaaaactagctgttattggcagaaaggtttggaactctctttcttattggtctattaactcatgtcaccaggcaggccaaaacttcatcccaccaaaacagcctGAAATTTCAGATGGTCTttaaaacagctcttacactaaaagggtattattatcattttcacagtattattccaacctcatagggTGGAAATATATAGAAACACAGAGAAATCATGTTTTTgcctgcattgggcctttaaacaTTTTGTGACATTTTGTGATCTGCTCTTACAAACAACCTCTCCTGTCAGTTCTGACCTTGTAGGCAGCAACACTGTCCTCGGTGACAGCAAAGATGAGCTGGATGTTATTGGTTGCCAGGACGCTGGCAAGCTGGCCAACCGACGGGTAGTCCTGAGACACATACAGGAAGTGGAGTAAATAACCACAGAAAGATGTTGTAGTACACCAGTTCTCCTGCAATAAATGTTAGCCTCTATCACTGAAACAAACTCACGTCTTCTAAGTGTTGatcacccttctcctctcttGATAACTCACATATTTAGTGCCATCGTAGAAGCCAGTGTCATTGAGATGGCACATGCCGTCATGAGGCTCGAATATACCAGCCAGCCTGCCATCCCCGGCAATGTGGAAGGTGTCATCTGACGTGTAGACCAGGATCCGGGTGACATTGTTCCAACCAATCACACTCTGGAAGgaaaaagagagacacagagtgacagagatggtgtgaggcaagtaagagagggagagtaaagagagagagaaagaaggaaaaacCCATAGAAAAAGAAATATGGATGTTCTAGACATCCTTGCCTCCAATCTATAAAGTGGAGGTGACTGTGTTTGGTTATGTATGACACTACCTGGCAGACAGCTGCCTGCATGATTGCGTCAAAGCCTGCCTCGGGGGAGTCCAGGTTTCCAGAGATGATCTGGTCGCTGACCCTGGTCTTGAACTTGTCCACGTCTTCTGTGAGTCTCAGAACATTTTGGAAGCTGAAGGCAGGTTGACAGATGTTCAGGCGGTTGGGACAGGGGTTATTCTTCTTGGCTTTCACCTGGCTGACGTATGGCAGAGCCACCTTGTCTACAAATGAGCCGAAGCCTGACagcggagagaggagagggatagagatggaCAGGATGAGGAGAGGTGGCACAGTCGGATGACTACACACAGTTGATTGAAATCCTGACATGAAATCCTATCTTCTGCATAAGTCTGTCTCCTCAGCACTCACCTATGCGGACCTTCTGGGTGACTTTTTTCAGCGCAGAGAGGATGTCCTGGCCTAGGTTCTTGATGGTGTCCAGGTCGTCCTTCATGGAGAAGGACAGGTCCATCAGGTAGTACAGGTCTATGGGGTAGCCCTCGGCTCTCTTGAATGACACATTGAAGGTCtgagggactcctgaaacaaacGGGTCAGCTAGAACAGTTATCAACTGCAAATACATGCATCACTACAATACTTTACATGACGTCGTTACTTCTATTACTTTGCACGGCTTCAAAAATAATCTATAAAGCACCACCACAAATGTCAGATTTCAGACCAGTCCCTGTTTGAATTTCAGATTTCAAACCTGTCCCTATTTGTATTTCAGATTTCAGACCTGTCCCTATTTGTATTTCAGATTTCAGACCTGTCCCTGTTTGAATTTCAGATTTCAGACCTGTCCCTGTTTGAATTTCAGATTTCAAACCTGTCCCTATTTGTATTTCAGATTTCAGATCTGTTCCTGTTTGAATTTCAGATTTCAAACCTGTCCCTATTTGTATTTCAGATTTCAGACCTGTCCCTATTTGAATTTCAGATTTCAGACCTGTGCCTGTTTGTATTTCAGATTTCAGACCAGTCCCTGTTTGTATTTCAGATTTCAGACCTGTCCCTGTTTGAATTTCAGATTTCAGACCTGTCCCTGTTTGTATTTCAGATTTCAGACCTGTCCCTGTTTGTATTTCAGATTTCACACCTGTGCCTGTTTGAATTTCAGATTTCAGACCTGTCCCTGTTTGTATTCTGAGAAATACTTCCTTTTAGGAAGAGTATATAACTCTCACCAACTCTGAGTTTGAAGAGGAGGTTTTGTGGCTTAAGCTGGACCACATTGCCTGGGTTGCTGCTGAGATCATTATTCTTCAGAAAGACTGGATCTAATCGGGGGTTGATGATGTCCATCTGCTCACAACGCCTGGTCCTCAGAGACTCAGCAGTGTCACACCTCCGCTCACTGGACTCTCCAGACTTCAGGAAGTCCTGTCAGGAGGATGTGTATTATGGTCTTAGTTCAGTGTGTCGGACTAAGGATAGAGAAAATAAAACACTGACTCACACGTGGGGTGCGAGATTATCATGTGGGACTGCCTGCTGTCAATCCAACATGTTGGGGTATATCTCTGTATAATTATTATCTTTAAAGATACATAGGacatgtcattattatagatagGACCTATAGATTAGACTGTTGCTTTGGGGAAGAGGGGTTTGGTTGCAGGGAGAAATGACAGAGTTAAAGTCAAAGCCAACAAACATTTGAAGGTATCACTAATATCTTGACCCAAAAAATATACCACAGAAATTAACAGGAAATGCATGTGGAAATAGAATAGAAAGACGGAAGTGAGTCTGACATCAGTAGCACGACTAGCTTAGGAAACCACAAAGCGCTGCAACAGCACAATACACCATTCAATTATCAACCCCAAACTGAGAGCAGgatagagaacacacacatgtTGTGTAAGACATGAGCACCCAAGCAAGACAGTGTGTTTACTGATTCTGATTAAGACaatccactgggcacacactggttgattcaatgttgtttccattcatttcaatgaaattacgtgaAACAACGTGAAATAGATGATGAACTGAcacctgtgcccagtgggatttgATAGCTGACTTGAAATATTAGCTTGAATCAATAAAACCGTTTTTAATTGTGAGCAAGAGCCTCACTGATAATTTTCAAAAATCTAAGCAACATAAGCGTGAGATAAAGTCTGTCATACTTTCTGATGTCAAATGAAGGATCAATGATAGTGATACATGATTGATGATTCGAGACcatgggactataaggttctgaCTGCGCAAAGCATAGTTCTGAGATATTGAGCTTTGATATCCCAGATCTCAGAGGTTTTGGAGTGAATTCTTCTTTCATAACCCATTAAGGTCCTTACCTTTAGGTACCAAAAGTACAGAGTATCAAAATCTTAAGACATTTGGACATACGTTTTTTTAGGCCGTGCAATcgcagatagaaccttatggcTCTGAAATGTCAATCTGGGTTCAGACATAAGGTTCTATCACAGAATGTTCAAATTATTTCAATTTCAATAGCTAAGTACAGACATTTAATGATTAAATAAAGAGAATACCCTTCCTTCTTTCTAAACACATCAAATATATTAATTCATGTTCATCACACATTTGTTAAAGCGATAGTTCTCTGAAATGAAAAATACACTATATCCTATGGATACCAAGCAATGTTGTTAAAGCTTAGCTCTGGATGAGTAAACTGACATATTTTTTCTGGTCTATGACACCCAAAGTCA
It includes:
- the itgb7 gene encoding integrin beta-7; translated protein: MVGIFILGTFLLYCVGQNQIQGVPQGCVSQPSCSACLRSPGCAWCKHKDFLKSGESSERRCDTAESLRTRRCEQMDIINPRLDPVFLKNNDLSSNPGNVVQLKPQNLLFKLRVGVPQTFNVSFKRAEGYPIDLYYLMDLSFSMKDDLDTIKNLGQDILSALKKVTQKVRIGFGSFVDKVALPYVSQVKAKKNNPCPNRLNICQPAFSFQNVLRLTEDVDKFKTRVSDQIISGNLDSPEAGFDAIMQAAVCQSVIGWNNVTRILVYTSDDTFHIAGDGRLAGIFEPHDGMCHLNDTGFYDGTKYDYPSVGQLASVLATNNIQLIFAVTEDSVAAYKALSKLIPQSVVGVLKNDSSNVVLLISEAYSNLSSTILLEHHEAPSGLDVTYRSHCTPEKGDNTPWQRRGECMNVKLNQQVNFTVSLNISTCLKEKQTFSLKLQGISETLKVSVETLCDCDCQDREEQSSHCNEIGTLTCGICSCDEGHLGQRCECERPKDMTSADSMAATCRQDNSSQLCSGHGSCECGMCTCQGIHRGNFCQCDDNSCARHNNMLCGGNGQCDCGTCKCNDNYTGSACDCSKLTDQCRTVGKLCNGQGTCQCNQCQCNKHFFGINCSKIANACPKFLDCVTCELEKKKSSSLKSNCSQLCGSVKLTWMKGPQEFPCSKDTISYKVELLPDGNILIFYADLPRSIDKTYVIIGSSVSSIIFIGIAVILISRLMLELHYRREYDSFLKAKEAEVWQDTKNPLFQDATTVVMNPMHIQED